Proteins encoded in a region of the Massilia sp. UMI-21 genome:
- a CDS encoding efflux transporter outer membrane subunit translates to MLNKLVLVSALAAALGGCATVGPDFQAPAGASDAAFRHAAPAADAARLPSRWWTVFGDATLDRLEQRALRDNPGVQAAAQRLLQARAQLGVLRAGQAPNVAVGAGVSNARTSAETAQGIALGGRSIEGNNFSVGASFSYELDLWGRVRRVVEAADAQALAAQIDRDGVLLLLSSQVAGSYWQLRGLDAELAVLKNALAARREAQDIVEARFRAGLTNELDVSRARIERANAEADLHEVQRQRNTVEHALATLVGASPSQPLMAAATDSAQLPLPPGIPVGLPASLVGQRPDLAASVAQLKAFNAQVGVAEGAFYPSLSLTSNVGFASKHLEDLVSGGARQFSVGPLALSLPVFDGGRNRANLALSTARYEEAVANHQTRLLGALREVEDALSDLRQRQQQGEVQAQARQAAARALLVAQARYERGVSTYLDVTDAQRTSLAADRAAAQIRTQRLLATVAVARALGGGWEQGEPVATIATLEE, encoded by the coding sequence ATGTTGAACAAGCTCGTACTGGTCTCCGCGCTCGCCGCCGCCCTCGGCGGCTGCGCCACCGTCGGTCCCGATTTCCAGGCCCCGGCCGGCGCGTCCGATGCGGCCTTCCGCCATGCGGCGCCGGCGGCTGACGCGGCGCGCCTGCCCTCGCGGTGGTGGACGGTATTCGGCGACGCCACCCTCGACCGCCTGGAGCAGCGCGCCCTGCGCGACAATCCGGGCGTGCAGGCGGCGGCGCAGCGCCTGCTGCAGGCCCGCGCCCAGCTGGGCGTATTGCGCGCAGGCCAGGCGCCGAACGTGGCGGTGGGGGCGGGCGTGTCGAACGCGCGCACCTCCGCCGAGACCGCGCAGGGCATCGCGCTGGGCGGCCGTTCGATCGAAGGCAACAACTTCAGCGTCGGCGCCTCGTTCTCGTATGAGCTCGACCTGTGGGGCCGGGTGCGGCGCGTGGTGGAAGCGGCCGACGCCCAGGCGCTGGCGGCCCAGATCGATCGCGACGGCGTGCTGCTGCTGCTGTCGAGCCAGGTGGCGGGTTCGTACTGGCAGCTGCGCGGCCTGGACGCCGAGCTGGCGGTCCTGAAGAACGCGCTGGCCGCACGGCGCGAAGCCCAGGACATCGTCGAAGCCCGCTTCAGGGCCGGCCTGACCAACGAACTGGATGTCTCGCGCGCCCGCATCGAGCGCGCCAATGCCGAAGCCGACCTGCACGAGGTGCAGCGCCAGCGCAATACGGTCGAACACGCGCTGGCCACGCTGGTGGGCGCCTCGCCCAGCCAGCCCTTGATGGCCGCAGCGACGGACAGCGCGCAGCTGCCGCTGCCCCCGGGCATTCCGGTCGGCCTGCCGGCCAGCCTGGTGGGACAGCGTCCCGACCTGGCGGCCAGCGTGGCCCAGTTGAAGGCCTTCAACGCCCAGGTGGGCGTGGCCGAAGGCGCGTTCTATCCGTCGCTGTCGCTGACCTCGAATGTCGGCTTCGCCTCCAAGCACCTGGAAGACCTCGTCAGCGGCGGCGCGCGCCAGTTTTCCGTCGGTCCGCTGGCGCTGTCGCTGCCGGTGTTCGATGGCGGCCGCAACCGCGCCAACCTGGCGCTGTCGACGGCGCGCTACGAAGAAGCGGTGGCCAACCACCAGACCCGTCTGCTGGGCGCCCTGCGCGAAGTGGAAGATGCGCTGTCGGACCTGCGGCAGCGCCAGCAGCAGGGCGAGGTGCAGGCGCAGGCGCGGCAGGCCGCGGCACGCGCGCTGCTGGTGGCGCAGGCGCGCTACGAACGCGGGGTGTCGACCTACCTCGACGTGACCGATGCCCAGCGCACCTCGCTGGCGGCGGACCGCGCGGCGGCCCAGATCCGCACCCAGCGCCTGCTGGCCACCGTGGCCGTGGCGCGTGCGCTGGGCGGCGGCTGGGAGCAGGGCGAGCCGGTCGCCACCATCGCCACGCTCGAAGAGTAA
- a CDS encoding DHA2 family efflux MFS transporter permease subunit, which yields MTSLSKAAVPAAAPGAPVDGAHIDARTWIAVAAGMLGAFMAVLDIQITNSSLRDILGSLSATQEEGSWISTAYLCAEIVVIPMTALFTRALGARNYMIGTTALFLVFSTLCGAAWNLESMIVFRMLQGFTGGALIPMAMTLVVTRLPASRRAVGMAIFGLTATLAPAMGPTLGGYLSELYGWPSIFYINWVPGVLLIAGMLYGMDKEKPNLKTLFHADWLGIGLMAMGLACLTIFLEEGNSKDWFESSFIVSFASLSLVGILGWVAVSFSRPDPFVNLRLYGQRNFLVATVLSAVTGMGLYGSSFLLPLYLGQIAGYTPMQIGEVIAWVGLPQLLVMPFAAALSSKVDNRILCSFGLLLFGGSCLMNAFMDASTGYDQLMVTQIIRAIGQPFVMLTLSNFAMQGLPPKDMPSASSLFNMTRNLGGSIGIALLATALTTREHFHSARLGEAVSNYALPTQQRLEQLTQGFIAGGMDPATASGQALAMLDRIVRRESYVMAYNDGFWIIGLVLIACIAAIWLADKVKSPGGASGAH from the coding sequence ATGACCAGCCTCAGCAAGGCCGCCGTGCCCGCCGCCGCCCCGGGCGCGCCGGTCGACGGCGCCCATATCGACGCGCGCACCTGGATCGCCGTGGCCGCCGGCATGCTGGGCGCCTTCATGGCGGTGCTCGACATCCAGATCACCAATTCCTCGCTGCGCGACATCCTCGGCTCGCTGTCGGCCACGCAGGAAGAAGGCTCGTGGATCTCGACCGCCTACCTGTGCGCCGAGATCGTCGTGATCCCGATGACCGCGCTGTTTACCCGCGCACTCGGCGCGCGCAACTACATGATCGGCACCACCGCGCTGTTCCTGGTGTTCTCGACCCTGTGCGGCGCGGCGTGGAACCTGGAAAGCATGATCGTGTTCCGCATGCTGCAGGGCTTCACCGGCGGCGCCCTCATTCCGATGGCGATGACGCTGGTGGTGACGCGCCTGCCCGCATCCAGGCGCGCGGTCGGCATGGCCATCTTCGGCCTCACCGCCACGCTGGCGCCGGCCATGGGCCCGACCCTGGGCGGCTACCTGTCCGAGCTGTACGGCTGGCCCTCGATCTTCTACATCAACTGGGTCCCGGGCGTGCTCCTGATCGCCGGCATGCTGTATGGGATGGACAAGGAAAAGCCGAACCTGAAGACCCTGTTCCATGCCGACTGGCTCGGCATCGGCCTGATGGCGATGGGCCTGGCCTGCCTGACCATCTTCCTGGAAGAGGGCAATTCGAAGGACTGGTTCGAGTCCTCGTTCATCGTGAGCTTCGCATCGCTGTCGCTGGTGGGCATCCTGGGCTGGGTGGCGGTAAGCTTCTCGCGGCCCGACCCTTTCGTGAACCTGCGCCTCTACGGCCAGCGCAACTTCCTGGTCGCGACCGTGCTGTCGGCGGTCACCGGCATGGGTTTATATGGATCCTCTTTCCTGCTGCCCCTGTACCTGGGCCAGATCGCGGGCTACACGCCGATGCAGATCGGCGAAGTCATCGCCTGGGTCGGTCTGCCGCAGCTGCTCGTGATGCCGTTCGCGGCGGCGCTTTCCTCGAAAGTCGACAACCGCATCCTGTGCTCCTTCGGCCTGCTGCTGTTCGGCGGCTCCTGCCTGATGAACGCCTTCATGGACGCCAGCACCGGTTACGACCAGCTGATGGTCACCCAGATCATCCGCGCGATCGGCCAGCCCTTCGTGATGCTGACCCTGTCGAACTTCGCGATGCAGGGACTGCCGCCGAAGGACATGCCGTCGGCCTCGAGCCTGTTCAACATGACCCGCAACCTGGGCGGCTCGATCGGCATCGCGCTGCTGGCGACGGCCCTGACCACGCGCGAGCACTTTCATTCGGCGCGCCTGGGCGAAGCGGTCTCGAACTACGCGCTGCCGACCCAGCAGCGCCTGGAACAGCTGACCCAGGGCTTCATTGCGGGCGGCATGGACCCGGCTACCGCAAGCGGCCAGGCGCTGGCCATGCTCGACCGCATCGTGCGGCGCGAGTCCTATGTCATGGCCTACAACGACGGCTTCTGGATCATCGGCCTGGTGCTGATCGCCTGCATCGCCGCGATCTGGCTGGCGGACAAGGTGAAGTCGCCGGGCGGCGCGTCGGGCGCCCACTGA
- a CDS encoding HlyD family secretion protein — translation MAESHTPAAGQPAVPTTGSAPAAPGKTPPNKRVLGVVALIALVALGAGGRMWYRSSHFVETENAYVTGRVHPVSSRVAGVVTRVLVDDNQKVAAGDVIAELDPADHHVRVEQIEAQIASAQQQIAQADAQVAQVRAQADAAGAQVRQAEAQLVRARQDAERFGQLYNETMKAVSKAEVDASRAARAAADADVAARRDGAAAARAQVLAAAAGRDVLEAQVKVLQAQLKDARQQLAYNRIVAPVAGRVGRRSVEVGSRVQPGQQLLAVVEDEVWVTANFKETQLAGLAPGQKVELEVDALPGKHLEGRVHSFSPASGNQFALLPADNATGNFTKIVQRVPVKIVLDPADVKKYAGRLVPGMSVVAEVELGQEPAPTRTAAVAH, via the coding sequence ATGGCAGAATCGCACACCCCGGCTGCAGGCCAGCCGGCAGTCCCGACTACCGGATCGGCACCGGCGGCGCCCGGCAAGACGCCGCCCAACAAGCGCGTGCTGGGCGTGGTGGCGCTGATCGCCCTGGTCGCCCTCGGCGCGGGCGGGCGCATGTGGTACCGCAGCAGTCACTTTGTCGAGACCGAGAATGCCTATGTCACCGGCCGCGTGCACCCGGTGTCCTCGCGGGTGGCGGGCGTGGTGACGCGCGTGCTGGTCGACGATAACCAGAAGGTGGCGGCGGGCGACGTGATTGCCGAGCTGGACCCGGCCGACCACCACGTGCGGGTCGAGCAGATCGAGGCGCAGATCGCCAGCGCCCAGCAGCAGATCGCCCAGGCCGACGCCCAGGTGGCGCAGGTGCGGGCGCAGGCCGACGCCGCCGGCGCCCAGGTCCGCCAGGCCGAGGCCCAGCTGGTGCGTGCGCGCCAGGACGCCGAGCGCTTCGGCCAGCTGTACAACGAGACCATGAAGGCAGTCTCGAAGGCGGAAGTCGATGCCTCGCGCGCCGCGCGCGCCGCTGCCGACGCCGATGTGGCGGCCCGCCGCGACGGCGCCGCCGCGGCGCGCGCCCAGGTGCTGGCCGCCGCTGCCGGCCGCGACGTGCTCGAGGCCCAGGTCAAGGTGCTGCAGGCGCAACTGAAGGACGCGCGCCAGCAGCTGGCCTACAACCGGATCGTGGCGCCGGTGGCGGGCCGCGTCGGCAGGCGCAGCGTCGAAGTCGGTTCGCGCGTGCAGCCGGGCCAGCAGTTGCTGGCCGTGGTCGAGGACGAGGTCTGGGTCACCGCCAATTTCAAGGAAACCCAGCTGGCCGGCCTGGCGCCGGGCCAGAAGGTCGAGCTCGAAGTCGACGCGCTGCCCGGCAAGCACCTTGAAGGACGCGTGCACAGCTTCTCGCCGGCCTCGGGCAACCAGTTCGCGCTGCTGCCGGCCGATAACGCGACCGGCAACTTCACCAAGATCGTCCAGCGCGTGCCGGTCAAGATCGTGCTCGACCCGGCCGACGTGAAGAAATACGCCGGCCGCCTGGTGCCGGGCATGTCGGTGGTGGCCGAGGTGGAACTGGGCCAGGAGCCCGCGCCCACCCGGACCGCGGCTGTGGCGCACTAA
- a CDS encoding TetR/AcrR family transcriptional regulator: protein MSKAIPDPSPPLKSAGRPKASEVAARTRELIEVAGCLFLKHGYTGVSLETIAREARVAVRTIYVKFGGKAGLLKAVLAARRARFFPAEKMDVDQRPVREVIGEFAGYFYDMLCEPDAMTLQRVVMAEAGSNPELADAFYEAGPRMTREMLERYFARPDVRAQLRVDVPLTLLPSHLIACIVGDPVVRYLFPEREPGREEAHRLLSERLELFYRSIF from the coding sequence ATGAGCAAAGCGATTCCCGATCCCAGCCCGCCCCTGAAGTCCGCCGGCCGCCCCAAGGCCTCGGAGGTCGCGGCGCGCACCCGGGAATTGATCGAGGTCGCCGGTTGCCTGTTCCTCAAGCATGGCTACACCGGCGTGAGCCTGGAAACCATCGCCCGCGAGGCGCGGGTGGCGGTACGAACCATCTATGTGAAGTTCGGCGGCAAGGCCGGCCTGCTCAAGGCCGTGCTGGCAGCGCGGCGCGCGCGCTTTTTCCCGGCCGAGAAGATGGACGTGGACCAGCGCCCGGTGCGCGAAGTCATCGGCGAGTTCGCCGGCTATTTCTACGACATGCTGTGCGAGCCCGATGCGATGACCCTGCAGCGTGTGGTCATGGCGGAAGCCGGCAGCAATCCGGAACTGGCGGACGCGTTCTATGAAGCCGGCCCGCGCATGACGCGCGAGATGCTCGAGCGCTACTTTGCGCGCCCGGACGTACGCGCGCAGTTGCGGGTCGACGTGCCGCTGACCCTGCTGCCCTCGCACCTGATCGCCTGCATCGTCGGCGACCCGGTGGTGCGCTACCTGTTCCCGGAGCGGGAACCAGGCCGCGAAGAAGCGCATCGCCTGCTTTCCGAACGGCTAGAGTTGTTTTACCGCAGCATTTTTTGA